One Candidatus Regiella endosymbiont of Tuberolachnus salignus genomic window, TTAAAGAAATAAAAAAACTACCGTATAGCCTTCAAGTTGAAACTATGTCACTTATCAGCCTGCTACGAACAGAGGGTCATCAGTTAGGGCTCCCTCATTCAAGAGCAATGAAAGACGGACTGTTTGAACTCAGAGCATCAGCAAAGGATGGGATAGCCAGGAGTCTGTATTTTTTTCAGAAGGGTAAAAAAATTTATGTTCTCCATGTTTTTCAGAAAAAAACGCAACAGACCCCTGAGCAAAATTTAGCATTGGCGAGAAAACGTAAAAAAGAGGTTGAAGAATGAATACACAATCCTTCGATAATGTAATGAAAGAGATAGAGGAAATCTCCCCGGGCTTTATTCGAGATGTAGAAAGAAGGGCTACAGAAATTCAGGAAATTAATCAGCTAATCAATATTCGTCGTATGGCTGGCTTATCTCAGGAAGAGGTTGCAACACGAATGGGAACGGATAAAGGAAATATCTCTAAGCTAGAAAACAACCGCTATAATCCATCTATCAAAAACTTACGCTACTACGCAGACGCCTGCGGATACTCCCTTTCTCTGATGTTCAAACCAAAATCGAACAAACCACCAGAAGAAAAAGAAACTGCGGTTTTTCCTTCAATAAATCCATAAAAATTATAAAATTTGGGTTTTCGTCTGTGACCATCTGGCTATCGCTCTGGTCGACCTGTATGTTTAACCCAAGGATTTAGGAGAGGAACGCCCGTCGTCTCGAAATCAACTATATTCCGCGTAACAACAGTCATCCCGTGAACAATGGCGGTGGAGGCAATGAGGGCGTCCCGCTCAGCACAAGGGTTAGGTACATGCAATCGGGCACAACACAGTGCGACCGTGGCATCTATCGACAGAGTTCGTTCAGAAAATTCAGGCAGAACATGAGTATCAAACCATGTGCGAAGCATTTTACCTTGTAAGGGATCACGACGCTCAACCCGTAAGACGCCGATTTCCAACTCCATAATAGTCACTGCTGAAACGTAGAAGCCCGCGGCGTCTGTATGGGATAACCACCTGCAGACGTTGGTATCTGCTTTTCTATCCCCGACTTTGCGCAATTCGGAAATGATGTTGGTATCAAGCAAAAACATCATAGGAATTCCACCGTGCGACTTTGGATGGTAATCCCTTGAGGTTCAAAATCGATATCCGCCAGCCCAGACATAGCCAGTGCCTTAACGATATTCCTGCGATTTCCAGTAATCCGTTGATATTCTTCAATGCTTAATAACACATGGGCGGTCTTTCCGCGATCAGTAATGAACACCG contains:
- a CDS encoding type II toxin-antitoxin system RelE/ParE family toxin, which translates into the protein MFTIDFHKNAVKEIKKLPYSLQVETMSLISLLRTEGHQLGLPHSRAMKDGLFELRASAKDGIARSLYFFQKGKKIYVLHVFQKKTQQTPEQNLALARKRKKEVEE
- a CDS encoding helix-turn-helix transcriptional regulator — its product is MNTQSFDNVMKEIEEISPGFIRDVERRATEIQEINQLINIRRMAGLSQEEVATRMGTDKGNISKLENNRYNPSIKNLRYYADACGYSLSLMFKPKSNKPPEEKETAVFPSINP
- a CDS encoding type II toxin-antitoxin system VapC family toxin is translated as MFLLDTNIISELRKVGDRKADTNVCRWLSHTDAAGFYVSAVTIMELEIGVLRVERRDPLQGKMLRTWFDTHVLPEFSERTLSIDATVALCCARLHVPNPCAERDALIASTAIVHGMTVVTRNIVDFETTGVPLLNPWVKHTGRPER
- a CDS encoding type II toxin-antitoxin system Phd/YefM family antitoxin, which produces MTITTLSSRELNQDIGRAKKAARQGPVFITDRGKTAHVLLSIEEYQRITGNRRNIVKALAMSGLADIDFEPQGITIQSRTVEFL